GCAGCGCGAAGAGTAGTGTAATTACTTTTTTCATTATATTAAAATTTTGAAGATTAAAAAACAGGAAAACCACGCTCGATGCTCGCAGCGAAATGCGTTCGCCGAAAATTGATTTTGCGCTTATAGGTTCAAGAGCATCGGGCGCACGCAGCGCAGGTACTAATATCAGCTTGTTTTTGCGAAAACTCATACTGCAAAGTTTTTGAAGTTGTTTAAAACTTCATAAATCAGGGAATAAGCACAGACAAAAGGCATAATTTTAAAAAAAATACGCTCATTCTGTTTAGACCTTTTACTAAATCATAAAAAATCAACAAAAATGAGTGTAGCAAGCAAAAATATTATCAAAAAATGAATAGTTATACATTTAATATTGGGTAATCGGAGATACAAAAATCAAAATTCCCATAGAAGACATCGTTATGGCTATTCTATATCGCTTAAAAACAGGCAACAAATTATTCGTAATGGCAGTGAACCCGGGCATAAAGAGCGCATATATATATATATATATATAAGGTACTCCACTTGTTGATTTTCTCATTCATTATGATTGATACTGAAGTTATTGTGTTTTAAAAAATTGAGTAATGCAATATAAATATTCAAAAATAATTATATTTTGCAAAGCACAATATAAAAAGCAAATAAAAATATAAATAAAAATAATAGTGCGTACTCTGAACAAGGCAAATTATCCTTTAAATTTTCGCCATTGACAACTCGTTGTACATTTGATTAAAATTTTACAAATTCAGGTTTCTGTTGCAAATAATCAAAAAGTAGAATATTACTGCCCCTTTCGGGGTATCGGTAATATAAACCCCGAAAACGTTTCTTTTTAAGTTGAGCAAAAAATAAAAAAATATCCTCCTTTCAATCAGGTATTTTTTATCTTTGAACGCAAGAAAAGGCTCCTTTATCCTTGTTATCGCCAGCCAGAGCCTCTGTTCCTGTTTTTTTCAATGCTTATCCCCCTTTTATTTCTTATGATGAAGCGGATTTTTAGTGCTATGCCTGCCCTGTGCTGTGCTTTGAGTATCGTATGGTTGAGCAGTTGCCAACAAAATCAGGTGCGCCCCCCGCACGAAGCCACCCCCGAAGGCATCGGCTCGCGCGAAGATGCTTTTGCCCGCCGCACCTACGAACTCCAGCGTCTGCGCAATCCCCAATCGGGTGCAGTGCCGCCCAATATGCGCCACCGCGAATTGGCATTTGCTGCTACCCTACCCACCGCCGCCGCCAAAAGCAGCGAAGATAAAGTATGGACCAAAAGAGGTCCTTATAATATAGGAGGCAGAACCCGCGCTTTCGCTTTTGATGTACAAAACCAAGAAAACATCATAGCCGGCGGCGTAACCGGAGGCATCTGGAAAAGCACAGACGGCGGCGCGAGTTTTACGCAAGTAAGCAACCCCGACCAAATACACAGCTTTACCGCCATTGCCCAAAACCGCCGCGCCAATCGCCAACATATCTGGTATGCGGGCACCGGCGAAGAATACGGGGTGGTGAGTGCCGCTTCGTTCAGCAATGTCACCACCGGCAATGGTATTTTTAAATCTACCGACAACGGCAACTCTTGGCAATTACTCCCCGCTACCCTCGCCGACACCCCCGAAAACACCACAGACGGCACTTTTGATATTGTGTGGCGCGTGGTGGTGGATCATATTACCCCCCTGAGTGCCCTCGAAGATGTGGTATATGCGGCTGTATATAACGGCATTATGCGTAGCACAGACGGCGGCGACTCGTGGCAACCGGTGCTGGGCTTCGGCAGTGGCACTCAATCTACTTATACCGACATTATTATGACTCCCTCCGGCGTGTTGTATGCCGCTATGAGTGCGGGCAATGCCGCCAAAGGTTTGTATCGCTCCACCGATGGCACCACTTGGACAAAAATAACGCCGACCGGATTTCCGAATTTGTTCAACAGAGTGGTGCTGGCGGCTTGCCCCAATAACGAAAACGAAGTGTTCTTTTTGGTCAATTCCGGCACCAACAACCACCAGTTGTGGCACTACACCTACGTTTCGGGCGATGGTAGCGGCGAGGGCGGCGTTTGGAACAACCGCACCACCAACCTGCCCAAAGGCTCTTGTCTCGGATTTTACGATTTTGATTTCGCACCCTATTCTTCGCAATATGGCTACGATATGTGCATCGCTTTTCAGCCCGACAATTGTCAGGTGGTGTATTTAGGCGGCACCAACGTATATCGTTCCACCGATGCCTTCACTACGGCTGACCATACCAAATGGATAGGCGGCTATCAGTGCGACACTGAAACCCCCTCCAATTATGTATATCCCAATCATCACCCCGATATTCATTATTTCGCCTTCAACGACAAATATCCCAACCGCCTCTATACCGGCAGCGATGGCGGCTTGCATTATACCGCCGCTCCCCTCGCCGACAGCGTACAGTGGGAAAGCCTCAACAACGGCTATGTTACCTCTCAATTTTATACCGTAGCTATTGAACCGAATTTGGCAGACAATGATTTGATGATTGGCGGTATGCAGGATAATGGCATTTATTTTACCAACAGCAATGACGGCGATTTTCCGTGGAGCAAAGTTTTTTATGGCGACGGTGCTTATGTAGCGATAGATGCCGGACGGCATAATTATTATTTATCGTGGCAAAATGGTAAAATTTTTAAATTCGGCATAGACGACTACGGCAAAGTAACCGGATTTACGCGCATTGATGCCAATAAAGAGCATCTTTTTATACAGCCTTTTGTATTAGACCCCTCCACCTTCAACCAACTATACAGTTTTGACGCTACTTCGGTGTATGTATTAGATAGTTTAGATGCCATTGAATTGGACAGCAATGAATACGAACCTTTGAATAAATGGAAAAAAATAAGCGCATCTACCGTCAATAGTTTGCAGCAAGGCACTATTTCCTTTATCGCCAAATCCACCATCAATGAAGATGCACTCTATTATGCCACCGACCGCTCCAAAGTATTTCGCCTCAAAGGTATCAGCAATGGTGTTTATGTAAAAGAAAATATATCTTCCGCACTGTTTCCTGCCAATGCCTACACGAGTTGCATTACACTCGACGATGCCTCTGTCGATGATATTTTGGTATCATTTTCCAATTACGGCGTAAAAAGTATTTTTTATACCTACGATGGCGGCACAAGCTGGCAAGATGTGAGCGGAAATTTAGAAGAAAACGCCGATGGCAGTGGCAGTGGACCCTCGGTGCTGTGGGTGGATATTCATAATTATTTCGGACAAAAGAAATACTATGCAGGTACCACAGTGGGTTTGTTTTCGTGTAATATTTTGGCAGGAGCGAATACAATATGGACGCGCGAAAGCCCCGATTTAATCGGTACTGTTCCGGTGAATATGATACAATCCCGCGATTTTGACAATACCGTAGCCGTAGCCACCCACGGGCGGGGGGTGTTTTCGTTGGAGCAGGCGGGTTTGGTGGGCAACGGCAACGAAGCCGCCGCACTTTCGGGTGGTGGCGCAGCCTGCCGCCTAATACCAAATGTGCTGCACACACCACAAAATGCACAACTCCGACTACAACTCAACGGCAGCGAAACCATACAGGTGAGCGCGTGGAGCATCAACGGCGGGCAGGTTGCCGACTGGGGCAAAAAAACCTACCCTTCGGGCGAGCATATCATTCCGCTCACGATGCCGGCGGCTTTGCCCAAAGGCACTTATCTGATACAGATTTCCGGCACAGGCTGGCAGAAAACCGAAAAATTAGTGCGCTTATAAATTCAAAATATACAACCTTAATTTTTACTGATTGTTGAAATAAACAAACTTTTGATAATGATAGAAAAGCATAGCGTCCGTTCTTGGGAAAAAATCATCGTGGTGGTATCGGTGCTTGTGCCGCTATTGGTGGTCGTATTGTTCAACATAGCACCGCCTACGGCATTGGAGCTTCCCTTTAATCCGAAAATTTTGCCGCTTTTTCACGCCCTCATCAACGGAACGGTATTTGTGTTGCTGCTGGCGAGTTGGTATTTTATCAAAAACAAACAAATAGCGGCGCACCGCCGTTGCAATATAGCAGCTTTGGTGCTGTCGGCTTTGTTTTTGGTATCTTACGTCACCTATCACACCTTCACCGAGTCCACGCGCTACGGCGGCACAGGAGCGATAAAATATATTTATTATTTTATCCTCCTCACGCATATCATTTTGGCGGCTCTGATATTGCCTTTGATTTTATTTACTTTTTTACGCGCTTTTTCGGGCAACTTTGAACGACACCGCCGTTTGGCTCGCTACACAATGCCTTTGTGGCTCTATGTATCGGCAACAGGCGTATTGGTATATCTGATGATTTCACCATATTATTAATGTATCTTTAAACCAATTTTTTTTATGTATTACTCTTCTGCTGTATGGTTCAGGCGTGCTGCGCAAGTGAGCCTGCTGTGGTGTGCTTTGTTGTGGGCGGTGTGGCTGTCGGCTCAAACAGTGGAACTTACACGCCCTTGTCTGCTTTTTTCCGAACGCCCCGAAAAAATTCACGCTGTAATTGTGGGCATCTCGGATTATGCCTACATCAATGATTTGAGCTATTGCCACAAAGATGCGCTGGCTTTCCACGAATTTTTGCTTGCGGAGTCTGCTTATCAAAAACAGACCGCCTGGGTAGAAGTGCTTACCAATGCCGCCGCCACCGAAGAAAACATCATTCGCTCTTTGACGAAGATGTGCGAAACCGCCACCGAAAACGATTTGGCGATTTTTTATTTTTCGGGGCACGGCGCAAAGGAAGGGCTTACACACTACCTCACCGCCAATGGCGATATTATGGAGTTTGAAGGTTTGAAAATGCTCCTCCGCAACTGCCCCGCCCGCCGCAAATTGCTCATCTTAGATGCCTGCCACGCCGCCGCCGTCAATGATGCCATCTACTTTGGTGCTGTGAGCGACTTGCTCTACAATCAGTTCAACGAAGGCTTTACGCTCATATCCGCCTCTGCCGCCGACCAAATTTCGCAGGAGTATGACGAAAAAGAAATGGGTTATTTCACTTATTATTTTTTGGAGGGCTTGCGCGGCGAAGCCGATTTTTTAGCGGGTAATGAGGACGGTTGTATTTCTTTGCAGGAAGCCTTTGATTTTGCACAGTTTTTTGTAGGCACACAAACCTCCGGCGCACAAATTCCTCAAATATCCGGTACTTTATCCACCGATTTTGTGCTGTGGAGTATAGAAAAATAAGAAAACCGTTTTTTGATAATTTTTGTGTAAAAGAGCAGCATTGAAAAATCTGAAAAGGTTGCACACTCGCCGTATTAAAAATTTTATTTTTACCAGAAACATAAAACTTAAAAAAATGCAAGAATAAACTTTGAAGTTTATTCTTGCATTTTTTACTTTCAGACAATACAAAAATCAAGGTTCAGAAGGTTTTTTTAAAATCTTTATAGGGCAACACGGCGAATCGTTTTATTTTTGTGTTCAATTTTTATATATTTTCAAAAAAAAATAAAACAATCATCTCGTGAAACGCCTCATAGAATGTGTTCCCAATATATCCGAAGGGCGCGACCCCGCGCTCATCGAAGCCGTTTGTGATGCTGTACGCGCCGTTGAAGGCGTACAACTTTTAGACACAGACCCGGGCAAAGCCACCAACCGCACTGTCATCACCTTTGTCGGCGAGCCGGAGCCGGTGTGCGAAGCGGCTTTTCAGCTCATCAAAAAATGCTACGAACTCATTGATATGAGTCGTCATCATGGCGAGCACCCGCGTTTTGGGGCTTGCGACGTATGCCCTTTGGTGCCGCTTGCCAATATCTCTTTGGAGGAAACCGCCCACTACGCCCGCCGTTTGGGTGAGCGCGTAGGCAAAGAATTGGGTTTGTCGGGTTATTTTTATGAAGCCGCCGCCACCACCGCCGAGCGGCGCAACCTCTCTACGGTGCGTGCCGGCGAATACGAAGGCTTATCCAAAAAACTCACCGACCCCGCTTGGCAGCCCGATTTCGGACCTGCTGTTTTCAATCCCAAATACGGTGTTACCGCCATTGGTGCGCGCAATTTCCTCATCGCCTACAATGTCAATCTCAACACTACCTCCACCCGCCGCGCCAATTCGGTAGCCTTTGATGTGCGCGAAGCCGGCAGGGTGCTCACAGACGAAAAAGGAAAACCACTCAAAGACGAAAAAGGCGAAACTTTGCGTCAGGCGGGCAAATTAAAATCCGTAAAAGCCATCGGTTGGTATATTGAAGAATACGGCATTTGCCAAATATCCATGAATCTCACCAACATCGGCATTACATCTATCCACGAAGCCTTCGAAGCCGTATGCGAAAGTGCACAAAACAGAGGTATGCGCGTTACAGGCTCGGAGTTGGTCGGATTAATTCCGAAACAGGCTCTTTTAGATGCCGGAAAATATTTTCTTCGCAAACAACAACGCTCGGTGGGTGTGGGCGAAGCCGAATTGATAAAAATAGCCGTAAAATCGCTCGGCTTAGACGATTTAGCTCCTTTTGACCCGCACAAAAAAGTGATAGAATATGTAATGGAAGGCGACACCGGCACACGCTTGGTAGCGATGGATTTGGTGCGCTTCGCCGACGAAACCGCCTCCGAAAGCCCTGCTCCAGGGCGGCGGCAGCATATCGGCGTATATGGGAGCTTTGGGTGCGGCTTTGGGCGCAATGGTCGCCAATTTATCTTCGCACAAGCGCGGCTGGGACACTCGCTGGGAGGAGTTTTCGCAGTGGGCAGAGCGCGGACAACGCCACAAAGAAGAATTGTTGTATTTGG
The window above is part of the Sphingobacteriales bacterium genome. Proteins encoded here:
- a CDS encoding DUF420 domain-containing protein codes for the protein MIEKHSVRSWEKIIVVVSVLVPLLVVVLFNIAPPTALELPFNPKILPLFHALINGTVFVLLLASWYFIKNKQIAAHRRCNIAALVLSALFLVSYVTYHTFTESTRYGGTGAIKYIYYFILLTHIILAALILPLILFTFLRAFSGNFERHRRLARYTMPLWLYVSATGVLVYLMISPYY
- a CDS encoding caspase family protein: MYYSSAVWFRRAAQVSLLWCALLWAVWLSAQTVELTRPCLLFSERPEKIHAVIVGISDYAYINDLSYCHKDALAFHEFLLAESAYQKQTAWVEVLTNAAATEENIIRSLTKMCETATENDLAIFYFSGHGAKEGLTHYLTANGDIMEFEGLKMLLRNCPARRKLLILDACHAAAVNDAIYFGAVSDLLYNQFNEGFTLISASAADQISQEYDEKEMGYFTYYFLEGLRGEADFLAGNEDGCISLQEAFDFAQFFVGTQTSGAQIPQISGTLSTDFVLWSIEK
- a CDS encoding exo-alpha-sialidase; the protein is MMKRIFSAMPALCCALSIVWLSSCQQNQVRPPHEATPEGIGSREDAFARRTYELQRLRNPQSGAVPPNMRHRELAFAATLPTAAAKSSEDKVWTKRGPYNIGGRTRAFAFDVQNQENIIAGGVTGGIWKSTDGGASFTQVSNPDQIHSFTAIAQNRRANRQHIWYAGTGEEYGVVSAASFSNVTTGNGIFKSTDNGNSWQLLPATLADTPENTTDGTFDIVWRVVVDHITPLSALEDVVYAAVYNGIMRSTDGGDSWQPVLGFGSGTQSTYTDIIMTPSGVLYAAMSAGNAAKGLYRSTDGTTWTKITPTGFPNLFNRVVLAACPNNENEVFFLVNSGTNNHQLWHYTYVSGDGSGEGGVWNNRTTNLPKGSCLGFYDFDFAPYSSQYGYDMCIAFQPDNCQVVYLGGTNVYRSTDAFTTADHTKWIGGYQCDTETPSNYVYPNHHPDIHYFAFNDKYPNRLYTGSDGGLHYTAAPLADSVQWESLNNGYVTSQFYTVAIEPNLADNDLMIGGMQDNGIYFTNSNDGDFPWSKVFYGDGAYVAIDAGRHNYYLSWQNGKIFKFGIDDYGKVTGFTRIDANKEHLFIQPFVLDPSTFNQLYSFDATSVYVLDSLDAIELDSNEYEPLNKWKKISASTVNSLQQGTISFIAKSTINEDALYYATDRSKVFRLKGISNGVYVKENISSALFPANAYTSCITLDDASVDDILVSFSNYGVKSIFYTYDGGTSWQDVSGNLEENADGSGSGPSVLWVDIHNYFGQKKYYAGTTVGLFSCNILAGANTIWTRESPDLIGTVPVNMIQSRDFDNTVAVATHGRGVFSLEQAGLVGNGNEAAALSGGGAACRLIPNVLHTPQNAQLRLQLNGSETIQVSAWSINGGQVADWGKKTYPSGEHIIPLTMPAALPKGTYLIQISGTGWQKTEKLVRL